Sequence from the Fragaria vesca subsp. vesca linkage group LG4, FraVesHawaii_1.0, whole genome shotgun sequence genome:
ATTTGTGATGAAAGCCTTTTACTTATGTACACTCGAGTAAAATCAGCCAACTGCCAGTAAAAGTTTGCTAACCTGAATAGGCATGGAAAGAGCCTGGAGGCCACTATATGAATCTCAACCAGTGTATGTATGGCCTAGAAAAGAAAAGAATCTCAGCCAGGAAAACAAAGCATTGCAAATCATATAACTGTTGGATGTTGTGGCTAAACAGCTAAAGGACTAAATGGGCCAATGAATTATTGGGTGCAATGTAGGACTGCACTGTAACCCAAACTAAAATCAATCCCAAGTGAAAAGAGAAACCTTCAAATCATCAAATCCTTGCTGAGTTATATAGTCATGCCAAAAATGTTAACATCAAGTGGACAAGTGGTCACCTATGAAAAAAGAAAATAAAGGATTCACTATAGCTCACTATAATAATTCAACTTTTCCCAATTTACATGACATAATGGATCATGAAATTAAAGAAAAAGAAGACCTAGGTCTATTTTTGTTGATGAGTAACCTTCATAGAACATTCAAAATAATTACAGAAGGAAACTGAGATCTACTGTTCTAAATATGTATCCATGCTGTGGAAGCTAAGTGGATTCTGCAGAATCTTTCTGATATATTCAGTAGTCCACATTCATCAAACAGTTGTATCCAACAAACAAAACAATTCATGATACAAAAACAGAAAATAAGAAAAAGAAAAATGATCTATAATATAGTAAAACTATTTGATTCCTAGAAGCCAAGGAGAGACTCCTATAATGAAATAAAGATGACTACAATGCTAGTAGCAGGGAATTAATTCTATGATAGAGATGGAATGCTACTTTGCTTACATTAATTTGAATCATTGATCGGTTTTGCAGCTCCGTAATTGCTAGCATGATGATATGGACCTGCCTCGTCTCTTCATCTTTTAGTCATAATCAGTTGAAAGGAGAGGTATCATCATTTAGTTTGCTTGATCAGTGCTAGCTTCTTGAAAGGGACTTGCATGTTATGAATCCTTTGCATCTGACCAGCATGAGATCATGCATCTCAAAAATGACCATCATTAACATATAGATTGATTCCCGTGTTAAAAAAATATATATAAAATGCTTCACTAGCTGACCCAACTGTTAGAAACACAATAATGGCTAAAATTGAAAGCAGCCATAAATAATAGGATAGACATATAACTTATAGCAGGATTAGTAGCTATCCTGTGAAAACAGCCTCTGAATAATGGCTAAAATTGCTTCACTAGCTGACCAGCTGCATAAATAACTGAAACAGTAACTACTGACTAGCTGGTAGAAATACTCGGTTCTGATTTATCTTTGTAACAGAAAATGATATATCAAATGAATTGATTCAATTGAATGCCGATGCAGTGAATGCAGAATCAAGGACAAAAGTCAGAAATGAATCAAGTTATATAGGTTGCAGCAACCAATCCTATTCATTATGTTCAGTTGGGTAGCCTTTTTTTTCTCAATAGTTTTCTCTCTTTTGATAAAGAGCTCTATAATAAGGAGAGAAGACTAGAAGAGCAAAGTTCACAAGAGAGCTAAACAAGATGGCAATACAAACTAGGACACCTGGGCCAGTAGGCCAAATGAACAGAGCCAAGAGCAACTTCAATGCCCAACAGAAAAGAATGACGCAGTTACGCAAACATATAGAAGCATACAACAAAGATCAAGAGTAAAAAGAACAAAAGATCAAGAGAAAACATATGATATTTAAACAGCTAGCTTGAAGCCATACATAACCTGAGCATTTATTAACTTTTGAAACCACAGGGAAGCCCGAATATATGAAACTCAATGCCCATACTTATCAAAATTGGGGTTGATACTTCAATTGTGTAAGATGTTATAAAATCGAAATTCAAGGGTACAAACCGCAGAAATTAGAATTATTCTTCAAATATTTGTCTTTTCTAAATCCTAACCAACATTTTTCACTAAAGCAAAAAATTCTCAACTTGAGTTTAGGTACAGAAGTACCCTTTTATGCACAGAAAATGGCAATTTTAATCTCCAATCCATCTGTTTACGTGTTAATGGTCTACCTTTGCTGTCTGGATCCCTGTTTTCCTTCACATTTGCCAACTTCCACACACAGCTCTCTGACTCTGTCTCAACAGACTCCAGCATAAATACCCCATCCTTTTCTGGGCGTTTAGAATCCACATCTTCTAAATAGCATACTCTCAAGGCCTTGTCTTTAAACCGAGGTAAATCATCTGGTACCTTTAGTAACCTCTCCGCACCAGGAGATGATACCTTCAAAACAAAATGCAATTTCATCACTACACGTATTTGTATGGATCAAACATGATAGAGACTTGATTGAGATGAACCTCAACAGCCAAATCTTCAGGTATTTCTCCAAGTGCTCCAACATCATCCAACTTTCTCTTGTATTCTTTACTGTAGCGTCCAAGCTCCTCCATGCTTGGACACCCATATCTGATAAAAGAAAGACATTATGTCATAAGGCTAACATCACAAATTCAGCCTTTCTCCTCCCACAAAACAAACAAATTGTGCCAAAAAGAAGAAGCTTTGGATCAAGTTGTATACTTTTCCCTTATTTTTTTTCCTATTAGCAGCCTCTGACAAACAATGAAGCGAAGAAACAGAGTCTCTAAAGTATACTCATGTTAAACATATCTTATCTTATCAATCTCATTAAAATAGACATTTGGTGCAAAAAATAAAACAAACTACGGTGCCAAAGTTGAAAAAAATACATGTTAAACTACTCGCAAGTTTGTCAATGAAAAGAGCAGAAGAATTACTCGTTTGATAGTTTGTCCAGTCTCACAAACACATATCCTCGAGGAGTAGTCTTGAAAGAGAAGAGCTTCATGTCATCAAAAAACTGTGCCAACACCTCACGAGCAATGGACAGTGCCCGCTCACCCCAGGGAACACCATGGAACACCACTCCACCGCCATCGCCTCCATCACCAACCTACATAGACCAATTACTAGCATCATCAAACATATTCCAAATTTTCAGCAAAAATGAAGAGTGAGCAACTAAAAGTGTTCAAGCCACAACAATGTACCATAGGCTCGGCGACATCCTCGTCCTCCCAACCATCTGTACTATTCCCTTCTTCCCATCCATCTGATGTTCCTCCCTCTTCTGTTTCTTCACCTGAAAATCCAAAGTTGCATTACCAAAAGAGACCATACCACAGCTTTACATCAATATGCATATACAAAAACGCAGCACCAATCTTACATGACCAATGTTGAGTAACTTGAGCCATAGAGAATCACCTTTTTAAAGAACCCATCAAAAGCTTAACTCATATCTAAGGTCTAAAGGGTGTTATAGTACTAAAGTTATAGCCTTGATAGCAAGCAGTGAACTACTCAATTGTTTCAGTAAATAAAAATCCCAACTTTGACATACCCAGATAGTTAAAACTCAAAACTAAACAGTGAAACTGCAGAAAGCACAGAGCTTTACCTAAAAAGTTATCATCTTGGTAATCGTCGAAATCCTCAGAGGATTGGGTGGTCAGGAAGCGAAGGGTAGAGGGAGAAAATATAGTGGGTCTGGGTTTAGGAGAGAAACCAATCAAAGAAGAAGAAGGAGGAGGAGGATTTAAGAGTTGAGAGGGCTTAAGGGGTGGTTGTGGTATTGGGTGGGTTGATAAGAAAGAGAGGCTTCTGATGAAAGAAGAAGAAGACCTAGGAGAAGTGTGCGAGTGTAATCGTAAGAGGAGGCTCATCATCTTCGTGTTTGCAAACGAGAGAAGAAGAAGCTAGGAACATTAAGACCCAGAATTACCATTTTTACCACACTACACTGTGGTAAAAAGTGGAGCAATAGTCATGGAGCCTAAGTAATAAGTTAAAGAATTGGAGCCTTCGGATCACACCAATGGCTAAGATGATGTTGTCACGTGAAGTGATATATTGCTTCTGTTTCAAAGTACCTTTGATCGAATAGGAAAACTATGGGAGCCCTTAACGAAGATTCTTAAATTGAGGACTTTGTGAGGATTATTCGATTTATAGTTTAAAATACTCAATTTTCGATCACATTTTGACATCTCATCCGTTCAGTTTTTAGGTTTATATAAGTAGATCGTTTTTACAAATTTTCAGTCAAATTGGTGTTTGTTAAGATAACATACTATATCAAATTAATGGACAAACCAAATATGTCAAATATGAACCGTTCAAGTTTATAATTGATAAATTACACTTATGAATGTCTTAACAATTTTCAATACAGCTGAAAATTTGGAGAAATGATCTACTCATAAATACCTATAAACTGAATAATCAATATGTGGATATAAGATCAAAAAGTAGGATAAGCTGAAAAGTCTTCATCAAGTCCTCAACTTAAGAGTCCTCACTAGAAGGGCTTCTAAAAAACTATACTTATCGATAACAGGATAATAGATTCCTAGGATAATCAAGATTAATCTTTATTTGCTAGACTTTCTTTTCCTAAGTTTGTTAGGGAACATTTTGATCAGACACATACGTATCTCTTCCTAATTGTTTCGGGTAGGTCTAGTGTTTACAACTCTATAAATACGAACCTTTGGCGTCAATGCAATCCACATGTGTTCTTGCATTGTGAGATTGAGAAATTAAGGTGCTAATAACTTTCAGTGATCACAAACTCTTCACACCTACAGAAAATGTTCTCCATGGCAAAGTGTACTAGAATCAATGTTGTTGCTTTTCTTCTCCTTCTGTGTTCACTGATGTGTTCATTACAAGGAGTTTCAGCACTTGGTATGGACTATGGCCAGCTTGGCGACAATTTGCTACCTCCGCAGCAAGTTGCGAGTCTCTTAAGGTCCAACAACATATCAAAAGCAAGAATTTTCGACACCAATCCTCGAATACTAACGGCATTCGTAAATTCAGATATTGAGCTCATTGTGACAGAAGAAAACAAAATGCTAAGCAGCCCTTCAGTGGGTCAATACACATATCAAGCCTTACCTTCCGGCAATGAAAATCACAGACATTATGATAGGGAACGAGCTTGATGCAGCGGATTTGCTACCTAACCTTGTACCGGCGATGTCCAGCATTCAAAAGGCCCTATCTCAGTTATAAGGTCTTGATTTACACATCAAGGTGTCATCGCCTTTTTCTTATGGAGTGATGGAAGAGTCTTATCCACCCACTGCTGGCAGTTTCAAGAGTGATGTCTCCGATGTAATGTCACAAGTGTTATAGTTCTTATCAACCACAAAGTCACCGTTTTGGATCGATGCATATCCTTACTTTGCGTACAAGGGCAACTCAAAAGAAATTCCTCTAGACTATGTGCTTTTTAGCAATGACGGTTCATCAGCTGGAGTGACTGACCCTAGTAGCAATTTGCACTATGACAACTTATTGTATGCTCAAGTAGATGCTGTCATTTATGCCATTAAGGCATTGGGGTTTGATGATATAGAGGTTAAGGTTAGGGAGACAGGGTGGCCATCGAAAGGGGATGATGATGAACTTGGTGTAAGTTTAGAGAATGCTGCTATATACAATGGGAACTTGTTGAAGAGGCAATTGGCCAAGGAAGGTACACCTTTGAAGCCTAACCTTGACGTCTATATTTTTGCTCTTTTCAATGAGAACAAAAAGTCTGGACCAACTTCCGAGAGGAATTTTGGTCTGTTTCACCCTGATGGAACTGTGGCTTACAATGCGGGCTTGACTGGATACTCATCTTCCACAACTTCGGCTCCAAACTCAACTGATGCTGGCACTGATGCCCCTACCCCAACCCCAAACCCATCAGAACCACCATCCTCCGATACATATTTAACTGAGCCCCCTACCCCAACCCCATCAGAACCACCATCCTCCGATACGACTTCAACTGAGCCCTCATCGCCCCCAACTCTAACCCTATCAGAACCACCAACTTCGGATGCGAAATCAACTAATGCCTTTATCACCCCCTACCCCAAGCCTATCAGAACCACCTACCTCATCACTTCCTCAGATCCCCATGACCTATTCCTCTGGTGTCAAGACAGCAACAACAATGGGACGCTGGATGATATTGATCATCATTTTTTGTGCGCTAATCATTATATTTCTTGGTGTCATTATGTGGTACTACTGCTATCGTTCCAATCAGGCACCTGGAGTTGATCTTGTATAATTCTCTGGGGTTTAGCTCCAGTCTTTAATATTTCAATGTTGCCTTGTTAGTTAGAGATACTTTCAGTTTAACTTCTTTGTAGTTCAACGAATATAAAAGTTTCAGTTTAATTAGTATTTTTACCTTACCAGAGCTAAGGTCTTATCCATAAAGAGATATCGAACAAAGTAATCTGTTGACAAATTTCATTTCCATAAATAACGAAAGTAAAGAAGCTTGACAACTTTCATTCAGACAAAATTATTAGTTTGGCTGTGATGTACAAGGAAAGTTTTTTACTTAATAGGCTACACACAAAGACAACATAGGCCACATGACTACTCTATATTTGCTTTCCCAGCTTCTCTACCTTAGATTATCTAGCCTCAACTATACACTGCCATTGATGAAAGAAACAAAGTTACAAATTGTCAGAATAATGTATCGCAAAGATTTTGAATAGTCTGTTGTTCCTGAGTTGCTTGCAATTCTTGGAGAGGCATATCTTCATAGCACCTGAATCAAATGAACAAAAGTTTGTTTTGTTAACCGGTCCTCTTATACAGCAGCAGGAAAGTGATTATCTCATTGGCCAAGCCAAAGTAATTAATTTTGAAGAGAAATATAATTTGGCTGACGTACATCTTGTGTGAGATTTATATAACTAAGCAACTGATCTACCGTATTGCGCTTTGACACACTCTTAAGATTGTCATTATGCCTGTAAGATTGAAGAAGTATCACACCATAAAGGTCAAGAACTGTTAAAAGACAATCATGATTCACTTTCTATCTCTAGTACACAAAATGATTGATCACTGTACTCACCCAACTTGACATCTCCTTGTTAACAGAATATTATTCAATCAAAGCTTATCATACCTTCAATGCTTCCCTACACTAGATATCATTATTCGATTTGGATTCAATACCGATATTGTTTTGAAATTACCATGTCCAGATTGGGTTCGCTCAATGGTACGTATTCTCTGAGCGCTACGCAGAATGAGAACAGTATTTGTTCAGAACTGGGGATGCCTATTATGAGATTACGCTCTTACAATCTGGAAATTAAAAGATCAGATTCAGTTTTGAGTTGATATGAGTTTCATGCTTTCTGCAATTTTCTTAAGTTCCTGTTCTATACAGTAACCACTTTGATGGCATGAAGGTTAGTGCTTTCCCCTTTGATCTTTTGCTTGTGTTTAATTGTTGAATTGTTTCTTCAAGATTGAAACGAGGTGCTTCTTCATTGCTTTTCATGCTTGTGTTCAATTCCACCCGGGATAATAGTTAGTCTTGGGATTAAGTTACTAGTCAGGAGTTCCTATGATTGAGTCTGTCTGGAGTAATGTATATTTGTTCTTTCTGGTACAGTCTACATTTGCAGATTTTTTGGATATATCAGATTTCCTGTTAGCTTAAACAGGGAAAAGTGTACATCATCCCATTGCAAAAATAGGACCAGTGTCATCTTCATTTGTGTTGTGATTAGACATGAAACTTCTCAGTGCTTCAATACATATTGAGATCTCAAAGGAAAAAACATACACATGCTCGATCGTTGAATGGGAAGCCTAATTTGCCTATAAATATGCAACTCTTTTCTTTTTTTCCAAGCCACAGGAACTGTCAAAGTGATTGAACGGTTCCTTGGTTCAAAACTAGAAAGCTATTCTTGTCACATAAGCATTTAATTATGAAGTGTTAATGACTTTTTTGGAAGCGAAACATTGAAAAGAGGGCAACGGATTGCATTTGCATTGGGTTGGTTTCAGTGGTCTTTTGAATTGATAAGGCAGAGTCTTGATTTGAGTTGATAATGGTGTAGGTGGCTTGCAGAGATCATCCACATTCGAGGCATCTGTGCATTAAGTTTCCGTTTTGAGACAACGGCGCATGAGAAACATGGCACAGTTGGGTAAGAAAAACAAATCTCAGCCATGGACAAACCAACAATCATGGTGAAACAACCAGCTATAAACCACTCATACACAATAGAAACTGGGCCCCCAAATTTCAGCCCAGTGCTGTACAGCGTCGTTATACCAGTGAGAACTGATATGATGGCAAATGAGAAAGCAAAATTGGACACCACCCTGCAATTCTAAACCAAAACATACACAAAACGTAAATTTTCAAACGACATAGCTAAAAGTCATAATAACTAAACTTTAGTTAGTCTGCTGGAGCTCTAAAAATATCAAAAAAAACTAAACACGTTTTCTAAAATAGCTAAAAACTAAAATAAAAAGTTTGCTAAAATAGTTCTAATTACCATTATTACTTAGCATTCGATGATAAAAATCATAATATAGTAAAAATACCCAGTTATAGTGAAAGTGAGACAACATTTTATTTCATGATCGAGATTGAAACATATTGGAACTAACCAATCTCGAATTTCACACAAAGTTGACAAACGCTTCAACCACAGAAAAAGTACGTACACACAAACACGCATGAAGTTTGACCAAACAAAAAAAACACACGCATGAAGGAAACCGATAATAAGCAATAGAAACAAGCTAGCTAGCAATGAAGCATTGCTTAGAATTGGAATCCAGAGCCTTGCAACTTCTCTTCAATGACAGAGTCTAGCTTCTCCACCATCTCGGCTGTCAAACAATTCTTCCAGTCTCCGGCCTCCCCTTTCCGAAAGAATGCACTGTTCGCCACCCCATTCGAGTGTTTCCCGTTTTTGTTCACATCCAAATTGCTCATATTCTCAAAACTACACAGCCTTAAGATATTGTCCACCACTCCCTGCGCCTCTTCTTCTGGTGAAAATGGGCACCCCAAGAACTCAGCTAGCTTCCTCAAGTGCAGACCTGGTTGTTCTTTCATTTCCTCATACTTGAGGAAGAACACCCTTTCAGGCGCCGGCCTTTCCAAGCTCGCCTTCCAGTAATCCAGCACATGATCCCAAAAAGGTCCAAACGGAGACTTACCGCTGCAGATACTTTCTAACACTTCTTCAAGTGAAGTGGTTCCCCTAGTCTTGGCCCTCATCTTGTTTGCAAAGTTCCAAAATGAGACTACTATGTCCTTAGGGTTTCTACACAGATAGACAACCTTGCAAGCAGAGTGTTTGACAGATTGCGGTAGAGATCCGAGTGGTAAGTGAGTTGAAAAGACCCTGGGAGGAGGGTTATAGGAGGTGAGGGCAGGGATCTGGTTCTTGATGTAGAGATGAATCTCCAAGAAGGGCACAAGAGTATGTGGGTTGTTTTAGAGCAAAGGGTGATCTTGGTCCTGAGGATGATGGTGCACTCGTTTCACTAGGGAAAACAAAATGGCCTTGAGCCAAGTGGCGCCTGATTTGGGAGGACAAGCAAGAAGGATATCGGTATCTAGGGCTTCAAAGTGTTTCTGGGAGGCTAAAACTCCCTGGATATACTCAGTTGGGTACCAAAAGCCCTGGTACTGATAAAGATATTGATCTGATGACATGAAACCTTTCTCTTTAGGTAGCGTGGATATTAGGTCTCTGGTTTCATGGCTGAGGTCACTTTCTTGTAAGTACTGGGGAAGAGAAGGAGGAGTTTGAGGTATTGACATTGGTACGTACTCGAAGCTATTACGAAAGAGAATCAGATTTTACGAACGAGCATAGCCTGGATGCTTCCATTATATAGTGTGATCGACGCAACCTAGCTTGAACATCGGTTAGCTTTTGTTTGGAGGTTTGGTTCGATCAGTAGATTTATGGTTTCAATTTCATGCTTGTTGACTTGTTGTAGCTAGTTTCATATATAAAGAAAGCATGCAATTCATAGGGCATAATAAAAAAGGGTATAATTCATACTTGTCGATCGGTTTCGTTTCAGAATTGATAAAAACCATATTGTAATAGTAAAGGGGGTACCTGATGTGGGAAGAAAGTACGTTTGCCTATAAACTAATTTGCTCATGCTTCACAAGGCTTATAAACTAAACGAACTCATCACCTAATTTGATTAGTTGCATGTGAATTCAGTACCAGTTCTAAGCCTTTTTCTGGGCGTTTAGATTCCACATTTTCTAAATTCTAATTAATTAGCATACTCTCATGGCCTTGCAACTTCATCTGGTCCTTTCTTGAGTCCGCACCAGGAGATATATAATACCTTTAAAAAACAAAAGGCAATTTTTTGATTTTATCACTACACATTTGTATGGATTTAGCATCAACAGAGACTTGATCGGGAAGTCAAAAGAGCAGCTAGCCTCGATGAACATCAACAGCCCAATCTTCGGGTATTCCTCAACGATCGAGGAGGGTTTAATATAGGCTTCTGAAAGAAGAAGACCTTCGTGCAGTGTGCCAGTGTACGTAATTGTAGGAGGAAACTCATCATTCTTGTATCTGCAACGAGAGAGAGAGGACGCATTTTCACCATACTGAAATGTGAAATGTGAAGTACTAATTGTTGAGATATCAATCCCACTTCGAGAATATGAGACCTTGCCTCTGGATTTATAAAGGTTTGGGTCACTCCATCTATGATCAATTGGTTTTGGATGTGAACCCAAATTACTTTATCACTAATGTAATGCCATTGATTTTTAAATCTTTTCACCTCATTACAATAGATTGGAGCAATAGTCATCGAGCCTGCTAAGTAATAAGTTAACAATTGGAACGCTAGCTAGGATGACATCAATGGCTAAGATGATTTTATTATGACATGAAGTAAAATAACACTTTTGTCTCTTTGTTTCAAAGTAACCTGTGATCGAGTAGGAAATTAAACTATACCTATCGATAGCAGGATAATAGATTCCTAGCACAGTTAGAGATGATATTTAATAAACTTTCCTAAGGCATCTATTCCTAATTGTTTCGGGAGTCTTAGGCGGTCTAGGCTTACTGCAGTACTACTCTATAAATACGTACCTTAAGCGTCAATGCAATCCAGATGTGTTCTTGTTGTGAGATTGAGAAATTCAAGTGCTCTCTAATAATTTTCAGTGATCTACGAGCAAACTTTTCATCCCTACAGAAAAAGTTCTCCATGGCAAAGTGTACCAGAATCAATGCTGCTTTTCTTCTTCTATGTTGGTTGATCTGTTTCTCAGGATTCGGTTTCGTACAAAGAGTTTCAGCACTTGGTATCAACTACGGTCAACTAGGTGACAATTTGCTACAACCACAGCAAGTTGTGAGCCTCTTAAGGTTCAACAACATCACAAAAGCAAGAATTTTTGACACCAACCCTCAGATACTAACTGCATTCGCAAATTCGGATATTCAGCTCATTGTGACAGTGGAAAACACTATGCTAAGCCAACTAAGCAACCCCCAAGCAGCCATTCAGTGGGTCACTACACGCATCAAGCCTTACCTTCCGGCAACGAAAATCACAGACATTATGATAGGGAACGAGCTTGATGCAGCGGATTTGCTAGCTAGCCTTGTACCGGCCATGTCCAGCGTTCAAAAGGCACTATCTCAGTTAGGTCTTGATTCACACATCAAGGTGTCATCGCCTTTTTCTTATGGGGTGATGGGAGAGTCTTATCCACCTTCTGCTGCCAGTTTCAAAAGTGATGTCTCTGATATAATGTCACAAGTGTTACAGTTTTTGTCATCCACAAAATCACCATTTTGGATCAATGCATATCCTTACTTTGCATACAAGGGAAACTCGAAAGAAATTCCTCTAGACTATGTGCTTTTCAGCAACGACGGTTCATCGGCCGGAGTGACAGACCCTAGTAGCAATTTGCATTATGACAACTTGTTGTATGCTCAAGTAGATGCAGTCATTTATGCCACTAAGGCATTGGGGTTTGATGATATAGAGGTTAAGGTTGGGGAGACAGGGTGGCCATCGAAAGGGGATGATGATGAACTTGGTGCGAGTTTAGAGAATGCTGCTATATACAATGGGAACTTGTTGAAGAGGCAATTGGCCAACGAAGGTACACCTTTGCAGCCTACACTCGACGTCTATGTTTTTGCTCTTTTCAACGAGAACAAAAAGCATGGACCAACTTCGGAGAGGAATTTCGGTCTATTTCAACCGGATGGAACT
This genomic interval carries:
- the LOC101306516 gene encoding uncharacterized protein LOC101306516, yielding MMSLLLRLHSHTSPRSSSSFIRSLSFLSTHPIPQPPLKPSQLLNPPPPSSSLIGFSPKPRPTIFSPSTLRFLTTQSSEDFDDYQDDNFLGEETEEGGTSDGWEEGNSTDGWEDEDVAEPMVGDGGDGGGVVFHGVPWGERALSIAREVLAQFFDDMKLFSFKTTPRGYVFVRLDKLSNEYGCPSMEELGRYSKEYKRKLDDVGALGEIPEDLAVEVSSPGAERLLKVPDDLPRFKDKALRVCYLEDVDSKRPEKDGVFMLESVETESESCVWKLANVKENRDPDSKDAKDS
- the LOC101308672 gene encoding glucan endo-1,3-beta-glucosidase 11-like — encoded protein: MAKCTRINAAFLLLCWLICFSGFGFVQRVSALGINYGQLGDNLLQPQQVVSLLRFNNITKARIFDTNPQILTAFANSDIQLIVTVENTMLSQLSNPQAAIQWVTTRIKPYLPATKITDIMIGNELDAADLLASLVPAMSSVQKALSQLGLDSHIKVSSPFSYGVMGESYPPSAASFKSDVSDIMSQVLQFLSSTKSPFWINAYPYFAYKGNSKEIPLDYVLFSNDGSSAGVTDPSSNLHYDNLLYAQVDAVIYATKALGFDDIEVKVGETGWPSKGDDDELGASLENAAIYNGNLLKRQLANEGTPLQPTLDVYVFALFNENKKHGPTSERNFGLFQPDGTVVYNVGLTGYSSAKNPAPNSTDAPTPTPSEPPSSDTSLTDPPTATQTPSEPPSSDTDSIEPSSPPTPTLSEPPTSDANSTNALSPPTPSLSEPPTSSLPEIPMTYSSGVKTATTMGRWTKWIIIFSVLIIIFLGAIVWYCCSRSN